Genomic segment of Mycobacteriales bacterium:
CGGTCACCGGACTGCCGGCGGCGGAGGCGGTGCCGTGACCAAGGTGCTCATCGTCGAGGACGAGGAGTCCTTCGCCGATGCCCTGTCCTACCTGCTCGGGCGGGAAGGATTCGACGTCCGGGTCGCGACCACCGGTCCCGACGCCCTCGCCGAATTTCATCGCGCCGGCGCCGACCTCGTCGTGCTCGACCTCATGCTGCCCGGCATGGCCGGCCTCGAGGTCTGCCGCCGGCTGCGCTCGGTCTCCGACGTGCCCCTGATCATGCTGACCGCGAAGGACAGCGAGGTGGACAAGGTCGTGGGCCTGGAGATCGGCGCCGACGACTACGTGACCAAGCCGTACTCCGCCCGAGAGCTGATCGCCCGGATCCGGGCCGTGCTGCGCCGGCGGGCCGCCGCCGGGGAGGAGGACCCGCTCGACGTCCTCGGCGTCGGCCCGATCCGGATGGACGTGGACCGGCACGTGGTCACCGTCGGCAGCCAGCCGGTGGAGCTGCCGCGCAAAGAGTTCGAGCTACTCGAGCTGCTGCTCCGCAACTCCGGCCGCGTGCTCACCCGCCAGCAGCTCATCGACCGGGTCTGGGGCTCGGACTACGTCGGTGACACCAAGACCCTCGACGTGCACGTCAAGCGCCTGCGCGCCAAGCTGGAACCCGACCCGGCCCAACCCCGCTACCTGCTCACCGTCCGCGGGTGGGGCTACAAGATGGAAGCCTGAGGAGAACCGCCCCGATGTCGCGACTCCGCTACGACCTGCTCGGCTGCGCCCTCCACGGTCATGCGCTCGCCGGCACCGGCGCGGCGAGCCTCCGCCCCGAGGACCACGTTCTGGTCCGCGAGCATGCCGGCCTGCGGTGGCACCGCTGCCTGCGCTGCGACGCGTGGGTGCCGACGGAGCCGCCGGCCGCACCGACCACCGAGTTCCCCCCGGGGCCGGATGAGGTGGAGGTGCCACTGCGCGGGAAGCCGCTGCGGGACCGCTACGTCCTGCGCCTGATCGCCTTCGACCGTTTCGTCCACGTCGTCGTGCTCGGCGCGTTAGCCGTGGTGATCTTCCTGTTCGCCCGGCACAAGATCGGCCTCGAGCGTGACTACATACGAATCCTCAACGACATCCAGGGTGGTGCCGGTGGTCCGGCCCATGGCCAGCACGGCCTGCTCGGCGAGATCCAAAAAGCGTTCCGGGTGAGCCCCACCCATCTGTACTACGCCGGCGGCTTCGTCGCCGCCTACGCGCTGCTCGAGGGGGTGGAGATGGTCGGCCTGTGGCGAGGCCGGCGCTGGGCGGAATATCTCACCTTCGTCGCAACCTCGGTGCTGCTACCCCTCGAGGTGTATGAACTGGGTCACTCGTTGAGCGTGCTAAAAGCCGTGACATTCGCGATCAACCTGGCCATCGTCGTCTACCTGCTGCTCGCGAAACGGCTGTTCGGCCTGCGCGGTGGCGGGCGTGCGGTGGCGGAGGAGCGGGAGCGGGACTCCGGCTGGCCGGCGGTGCTGCGGGCGACGCCGACGGCTCCCGGGCCGACGTCCTGACCACTCAGCGGCGCAGCGAGGGGTGCCGGCCGAGCACCGGCATGAGCAGTGGGTGCGGCGTGTACCGGGCGGAGAGCGCACCGGCCCGGTTGAAGGCGCCGGGGATGACGACCGCGCGGTCGCGATCCAGGCCGGTGACCCCGGCCTTCGCGACCTGCGCCGAGCTCACCCACATGAAGGAGGGCAGCACGTGCGCCTCCTCGTCGGAGATGCCGGCCGCCTCCCCGAAACCGGTCTCGACCGGACCCGGGCACAGCGCGGTGACCGTCACGCCGGTCGCGCGCAGCTCGGCGCGAAGGGCCTCGGTGTAGGACAGGACGAACGCCTTGCTCGCGGCGTAGCTGGCCTGGCCCGGCAACGGCTGGAAGGCCGCCGTCGATGCGACGTTCAGGATGGCTCCCCGACCGCGACCGACCATGCCGGGCAGCAACCGGCTGCAAAGGTCGACCACGGCTTCGATGTTGAGCCGAACGAGCGCCAGCTCCCGGTCCGGGTCGCCCCGATGTGCCGCCCCGGAGGTACCGACGCCGGCGTTGTTCACCAGCACGTCCACGGTCCGGTCCCCGGCTTCGAGCTGGGCGAGGAGCCTCGCCCGGTCGGCGGCGCTCGCCAGATCCGCGGCGATCGCCTCGACCCGCACCCCCGCGCCGTTCAGCTCATCGGTGAGGCCCCGCAGCCGCTCGGCGCCGCGGGCGACGAGGACGAGACCGTGCCCGCGGGCGGCCAGTTCGCGGGCGATGTCGGCGCCGATGCCGGAGGAGGCCCCGGTGACCAGGCAGGTGCGGTCGGGGGCCGGGGTCGGGAGCGTCATGCCGGCGACCCTAAGCCGCGGGCGTGCATTACCACCAGCGCGGGCAGCAGTTCCACGCGGACCGCGACCGGTGGAACCGGCGCCGGAGGAGCACCCGGCTGGCGAGGAACGCCAGCCCGACGAAGGCCAGAAGCGGGAGCAGGTGCACGACCACGGAGATCGCCAGCGCCACGAGCGCGAGTCGCCAGGCGACCGCGCGCAACCGCCTCCGGTGGGTCGGTTCGGCCCGGCGCGAGCCGCCGTCGTGTGGCGGCAGGTCGGCGCAGAGCGCGTCGAGGTCGGCGCCGATGCGGGCTTCGAGGGCAAGCCCGGTGCGCTCCTCGTGCTCGAGGCGGGTCAGCCGGCCCTCGGCGTAGTGCCGGCTGAGCGCGGTGACCACGGCCTCCCGCTCCGCGTCACCGACCCGCAGGGATGAGGCCGCCGCCCTCACGGGGCGCCGCCGGCGGGGCCGTCGTCCTCGGCGAGCAGCCGGTACAGCGCGCGCCTCGTCTCGTTGACCATCGTCTCCGCGCGGGCCACCTGGCCGGGGGTGCCCGCGGCAGCGACCTGGAGTACGGCGGCCATCAACTGGCCGGCGTACTCGCGGAGGTCGCCGGCGCCGTCGTCCGCCTCGTCGGCCATCTCCTCCCACGGAGCCCGCCGCCCCTGGGACGCGGTCTGCACCTCCGCGCGGCCGGCATCGGTGAGTTCGAAGGTCCGCCGGCCGTCGCGTTCGGAGACCGACACCAGGCCCTCGTCCTCGAGCTGCTGGAGGGTCGGGTAGACCGAGCCGGGGCTCGGCCGCCACACGCCACCGCTGCGGGTGGTCAGCTCGGTGATGATCTGGTAGCCGTGCATCGGCGACTCGGCGAGCAGGGTGAGCACGGCCAGGCGCACGTCGCCGCGCCGAGGCCGCGGCCGACGCCCCCGCGGGCCGCCCGTCCAGGCCCACGGGCCGGCGAACCCCCAGGGGCCGTGCGGCCGGGGATGGTGGCGGGGCTCGCCGGGGGGCGCGCCGCTCGCCCAGAGCAGGGAGAGCCAGGATTTGAGCTGCTGCGGATCGAGCCGGAAACCGGGTGCCGCCGTCGTCGCGTCCACGCGAGCCACCTTTCCTGCCGGAGGCCACTCACGATATATCGCGTACGGACCGTGTCAAGGCCTCGGCCTCCCGGCATGATTGGCGGGTGACAGCCGGAGCGCGCGGGCTCGGCCGGAGGGCGGTCCGGGCCGCTCCGGTCCTCGCCGTCGTGCTGGTCGTCGCCGTCGCCTTCCTGCCGCGCAGCGCCCCCTACGACCTACAGGTCTTCCTCCGGGCGGGCCACCGGTTGGCCGGCGGCGGGGACGTCTATCCGGCGCCGGGCAGCAGGTCGGTCTACTCCGGCTTCTCCTTCGTCTACCCGTTCGTGATGGCGTGGCCGTTCGCTGCGCTGGCGTGGCTGCCCGATCCGGTCGCGGTCGGGATCTGCACGGCCGTGGGGTTCGCCGCGGTCCTCGGGGCCTGCACGCTCGCCGGGCCGGGCGGCCGATTGCCTCCGGTCCTGCTCCTGCTGAGCTCCTTCACGCTGGTCGGGCTCCAGCTCGGCAGCATGAGCGTGCTGCTGCTCTTCGGGCTGGTGGCGGCATGGCGGTTGCGCGACCGGCCGCTGTGGTTCGCCCTGGTGGCCACTCCGCTCGTGGCGTCCAAACTTTTCCTTGCGCCGCTTCTCCTCTGGTTACTCCTCACCGGGCGCTGGCGGGCGCTCGGGGGCACCGTCGCCGGACTGATCGGCGTGCTCGGCTTGGGCTTCCTCACCGGTCCGCTCGGGCCGGTCGCATACGCTCGGCTGCTCGGGGCGCTGGCGCGACACGAGGCCGCCTCCGGACTCGGTTTCATCAGCCTGCTCCGTGGGCTCGGCGTCTCCCCCACGGCGTCGGAACTGCTCGCGGTCGCCCTCGCCGGCGCCGTCGTGTGGTGGGCCACCCTGCGGATGCGCCGCACCGGCGACGAGCGGTGGCTCTACAGCGCAGCGGTCGTCGCCGCCCTGTTGCTCACCCCGGTGCTCTGGAGCCATTACCTCGTTCTGCTCGCGGCCCCGCTGCTCGTCGCCGAGGCCGGCCCGCTCTGGTTCGCCGGTTTCGCGGTGTCCAGTTGGGCGGTGACGGTCCCGCACGGGAGCAACGCGATGACCGACGTGCTGGGCCTCGTCCTGCTGCTGCCGATCGCCGGTTACGCCGCCCGGGAGCAGGTGGCCCGGTTCTGGCGGGGGGCGGTGCTCGCCGCCGGGTTGGCCATCGCCGGGATCGCGGTCGGCCTGACCGTGCTGACCGGCCCGGTCTCGTGGCACCCGGCCAGTACCGCGCTCGCGGTGGTGATCTCGCTCGCCGTGTTACGCGCGAACCCAGGCCTCGACCGCGTCCGGTTCTCTGGGCAGCGCCGCGGAGAGGTTCTGCATCCCGGCGGGGGTGACCAGCACGTCGTCCTCGATCCGGACGCCGATCCCGCGTAGCTCGGGCGGCACGGTGAGATCGTCCGGTTGGAAGTACAGGCCGGGCTCGACGGTCAGCACCATGCCGGCTTCGAGCCGGCCCTCGGGGTAACGGTCGCCCCGGGCCCGCGCGCAGTCGTGGACGTCCAGCCCGAGCATGTGCCCGGAGCCGTGGATCGTCCACCGCCGGTACAGCCGGGAGTCCTCACCGAGGTCGTCGGCCGCCGGCTTCGGCAGAACGCCGAAGGCCTCCAGGCCGTGGGCCATGACCTCCATCGCGGCGAAGTGGTAGTCCCGGAACCGCGCGCCGGGCCGGACCGCAGCCAGGCCGGCCTCCTGCGCCGCAAGCACCAGCTCGTACACCCGACGCTGTTCGGGGCTGAACCGGCCCGACACCGGGATCGTGCGGGTCACGTCCGCGGTGTACAGCCAGCGGTTCTCCACTCCCGCGTCGACGAGCAGCAGTTCCCCGGGCCGGACCGGACCGTCGTTGCGGCCCCAGTGCAGGGTGGTCGCGTGCGCACCGGCCGCGGCGATGGTCCCGTAGCCGACACCATTACCTTCGAGCCGGGCGCGGGTGGCGAAGACCCCCTCGACCATCCGCTCGCTGGTCCCGACCGCATCCGGAAGCGACCGAACGATGTCCTGGAAGCCGCGGACGGTGGCCGCGACCGCGTCGGTCAGCTGGGCGAGCTCGAAGTCGTCCTTGATCAGACGGAGCTCTGAGCAGACCGCGGCGAACTCGTCGTTCCCGTCATCGCGAGCGTCCGCACCGGCCGGGACCGCGGCGTCGACCGACGCGTCGAGGCCGGGCAGCAGGCGGACCGGATGCCCGGCAGCAGCCCCCAGGACCGCGTCCAGCTCGTCGAGCGGGCGGCACTCCAGGCCGAAGGCCACCGCCGCCTCGGCCAGGCTGCGCCGGCGGCCCTCCCAGAACTCGCCCTGCCGGTGCTTGTAGAAGCCGGGGTCTTCGGCGCGGGAATGCACCGGCGTGCGGAACAGTACCGAGTCGTGGCCGCCCCCGGAGGGCACGAGGACGAGCACGGCGCCCGGGTCCGGGTCACCGGTGAAGTAGAAGAAGTCGCTCCCGGGCCGGAAGTCGTACGGGGTGTCGTTCGAGCGGATCTTGAGCCGGCCGGTCGGTAGGACCAGCAGCTCACCGGGGAAGGCAGCAGACAGCGCGGACCGCCGCTTCGCCGTGTAGGGGGCACACTCGACCGTCTCGTCGAGGCGGTTCCGTTCCGCCCACCCGGTGAGCATGAACGCGTCGAGGGCCGACGAGAAGCCCAGGTCGTAGCTCGTGCGCGATCGCCGATCCGGATCCGCCATGGGTCGCCTCCCGGCCCCACGGTACCTCCGGGTCCGGCGCCCGCCGGACTGCCCGGCTGCGCCGGTCTCAGCCTGTCTCAGCCTGTCTCAGCCGGTCTCAGCTGGTCGGCTCCCGCCACAGCCAGACGATTTCCCGGTCGTCGTGGGCATCGCCACCGGCCTCGAGGAGCCGGGCCGCGCCGCCGGCGAAACCCTGGAGAACCTGGCGATAGGCGTTGCCGAGCAGCCGATCGATCCCGGTGTCGATGTCCTCGTGGGAGCGCTCCACGCAGCCGTCGGTGTAGAGCAGCAGGGCGTCGCCGGCATCCAGCCGTCCATGCTGGACGGGCCAGAACGCGGTGTCGGTGACCCCGAGCAGAACGCCGCTGCTCTCGAGGACCCGCCAGTCCCCCGCTCCGGCGTGGAACTCCGCCGGCGGCGGGTGCCCGGCGACGCTGAGCGCGTAGTCGCCGCTGGCCAGGGTGACGGCGACATGCACCGCGGTCCCGAAACCGTCGTCCCACCCCTGCCGGAGCAGGTGCGCGTTCAGCGCGGGGAGCACCTCGGTCGGCGGCACCGCGCCCAGGATGCCGCTCACGGCGCCGGCCAGCATCAGCGCACGAGTGCCGGCCTCGATCCCCTTGCCCGAGACGTCGACCAGCACCAGTTCCAGCAGCTTGCCCTGCCGGGTGAGTGCGGAGACGCAGAAATCCCCGCCGAACGCCGCGCCGTCCGCCGTCAGGTGCGCAAGTTCCAACGCCCAGCCGGGTGGAAGAGATGGCGGGTTGGACAGCGCGGCCAGCTGCTCGCGGAGGTCGATGACCAGCCGGTCCGGGTCGCCGCGGCGCGAACGGCCCGGTCGCCGCGGTCCCAGGGTCACGGGCAGGAGGCTACCCCGGCCGTGGGCGGCGGGGCATCGACCGGACATATCGTCCGGGTCAGGAAAACCTGACCTGCCCGATCCGACTCGAAGTGCGGGGAGGGCACCAACCGGGTAGGGGCCTTGCCATGCAGCCGTTCGACTCGGTCAGCCGCTTGGAAGATCTTCGTGCCATCGACCCGGTGGTGCGCTCGGTCCGGTCGGTCGTGCATCGGGCGCTGAAGAACCAGCGGGTCGCCGACCTGTTGCACGGCACCTGGCTCGGACACCCGCTGCACCCGGCGCTCGTTCAGGTGCCCATCGGGGCGTGGCTCGCCGCCTCGGTTCTCGACGTCGCCGTGCCCGGTTCCGGCCCGGCGTCAGCGACCCTAGTCGGGGTGGGTCTGGCGGGTGCCGCGCCGGCGGCGTGGGCCGGCTGGGCCGACTGGGCCGACCTTCCCGATCGGCCGGCCCGGGTGGGGCTGGTGCACGCCGGGACGAACGGTCTCGCCGTCGGCCTGTATGCCGGGTCCTTGGCGGCCCGTCTCTCCGGGCGGCGCGGGCGCGGGAAGCTGCTCGCCCTCGCCGGCCTGGGAACCGCACTGGGCGGCGGCGTGCTCGGCGGACATCTCGCGTTCCGGCAGGCCGCCGGAGCGAACCACGCCGAATACGTCGCTCGCCTGATGCCGACCGGCTGGACCCGGGTGGCACGACTCGACGAGCTGGCGGACGGCAAGCCCGTCGAGCGGATGGTCGGGCCGGTGCCGATCATGCTGCTGCGCCGGCACGGCTCGGTGCATGCCCTCGCCAACACCTGCAGCCACCTCGCGGGCCCGTTGCACGAGGGCGAGCTCTCCGACGATCCAGAACCCTGCGTCAGCTGCCCCTGGCACGGGAGCACGTTCCGGCTGCGCGACGGCGCGGTCCTCCGCGGTCCGGCCACAGCTCCGCAGCCGGTCCTGGAGACGCGGGTCCAGGGCGGCGAGGTCGAGGTCCGGCTCGAGATCCGGGGATAGGGGTCGGTCATGCGGGTGATGCAGCGAATCCAGGCCGAAGGCGCCGAGTACTCGGATGGGGCGGAGCGACAGCTCGGCTCGCGCGCCGTCACGATCGGCGTCTACGCCGCCACCCTCGCCGGTCTCGCGGCTGCCGTACGCGGCCGCCGGGCCGAGATCGCCGAGCAGATCGACTGGCGGGATCTGGGGCTGGTGGCACTGGCCTCCTTCCGCCTGTCGCGGACGATCGCCAAGGACAGTGTGGCGAGTCCGGTGCGCGCTCCGTTCACCCGCTTCGAGGGGGTCAGCGGACCCGCGGAGCTCAAGGAGTCTCCCCGCGGCCACGGTTGGCGACACACCATCGGCGAGCTGATCACCTGCCCGTTCTGCCTCGACCAGTGGGTGTCGACCGGCTTCGTCGGTGGCCTCGTACTGGCCCCGCGGGTCACGCGGGTGCTCGCGGCGGTGTTCGCCGTCCGCGGCCTCGCCGACGCCGGGCAACTCGGCTATGCCTGGCTCGAACACCGCGCCGAGTAGCCGCTACCCGGGGTCGGTGACGTGCTCGCCGGGGCTCGCCCGCTGGCTGAGTACCTGGTGCGGGCCCTGAAGAAGTCGCAGGAGTGTCACCAGGCCGACGCCGCCCACCAGATTGCCGAGGGCAGCCCAACCGGCTGCTTCCAGCCAACTCAGGTAGCCGAACGGCGCGTGCCCGGTATGCAGTGCCGCGAACATCATCAACGACGCGACGATCGCATGGTTGAGCTTGCCGGCACCGAGCAGGAAGGCCGCCGCGAACGCCGCCACGATTTTGGCGGTCATCGCCTCGCTGGTGTGCTGCATCCAGGTCATCAACGTGATGACCAGGCCTCCGAGCAGGGCCAGGGAGAAGGCGCGCCAGCCCAGGCCAAAGCCCACGTAAGCAGCCCCGGAGTGCACGGCGGTCGCCGCCAGGTTCGGGAAGCCGGCGATGATCAGGCCGGTCACGATCCAGCCACCGATCAGGTTGAAGACGAGCGTCCCGGCCCACAACCAGAACAGCCGCCACCAAGGGGCCTGCCGCGCGACCACTGCGATCACCGGCACGAGGAAGTTCTCGGTGAACAGTTCGCTACCAGCGAGAGTGAGCGCGATGAACCCGATCGGGAACGCCAACCCGGCCAGCACGTCGCTCCGGGTGGCCGCGAGCACGATGAGAAAGGCGAGAACACCCGTTGCCACGTCCACACCGCCGACGAACCCGGTCGCGAACAGTGCGGACACGCCGCGACCGAGCCGGCGCTTCCCCTCCTCCAGCGTCCGGTCGAACCCAGCCTCGGGGGTCTGGTCCGCGGGTGCCGGCTGCTCCGTTTCGGTGTCGACCATCCCGTGACGGTTCCGCCAGGAGCGGCCAGGGAAACCTCGTGCCGCCCGAGCGGGCGAGTCCCCGAAACGGGCAAACGTGATGTCGGTCACGCCTGCTTGCGGGTGTACGCAGACGCTCGGCGGGAAGGCTTTGAGTGACCGTGATCCCTATTCGCGAGGTGGACCGCATGATTCCCCGTATCAGTCCGAGCAACATCCGCGGCATCAGCGACAAGGTCGTCGGGCTCGGCAAGGAGATCTTCGGCAGCGCGCTCGGGAACGACCGGCTCAAGCGGAGCGGTCAGCTGCAGCAGGACGCCGGGACCGAGCGACTCAAGGCGCTGGAGGAGCAGACCAAGGCCGAGGCGCGCGGTGGCCAGGCCAAGACCGCGGAGACGCGGGAGCGCGCCGCGCAGCGGGAGAAGGCGAACGCCTGAGTCCGTCCGACCACAACCGAAAGGAGTCGCCCCGATGGGCGTATTCGAGCAGGCCAAGGGCAAGGTCAAGGAGACCGTAGGCGACGTCACGGACAACGACGCGCTGCAGGCCGAAGGCCGAGCCCAGGACGAGAAGGGTGCCGCGGAGACCCAGGAGACGAAGCACCGGGCCGCAGCGCAGGTGCACGAGAAGAAGGCCGAGGCGCTCGATCGTCAGGCCGAGGCAGTGAACGACTGAGCTAGCTGGATGCGAAGCCCCGTCCGGAATTCCGGGCGGGGCTTCGCCGCGTCAGGCGGCGATCGCGGGAGCGCGACGGAGCAGCCGGACGACCGCTGTTTCGAGAAGCGCCAGCGGACCGCCGTCGACCGTCTCCGGGCCGGCCGGCCAACGCTCCAGGGTCGCCTGCACGGTCTCGCCGGCGAGGTAGCAGTCGACGATGCGCGGGTCGACGTAGGAGCTCCGACAGACCGCCGGGGTGTTGCCGAGGTAATGCGCGACCTCGCGGTAGGCGCGGGCAACCGCGCGCTGCCGCCCGCTCGGCGAGGTCGGCGCGCGGGCCGACGCAGCGAATGCCGCCGCGGCGAGCAGGGTGGCGTTCCAGGTCCGGAAGTCCTTGGCGGTGAACCCGGGCCCCGCATGCGCCTTGAGGTAATCGTTGATGTCCGTCGAGCGAAGGTTCACCCATCGTCGCCCGGACCGGTACGCGAGCAGAGCAGGTCCGCCGCTGCGGCGTCGTTGAAGGGTCCGGACGATCTCCGCGACGACCGGATCGACGAGCGCCTGCACCCGCTGTCGACCACCCTTCGCCGGATAGTCGAACACGAGGTCCTGCCCGCGGACCTGCACGTGGGACTGCTCGAGGGTGGCCAGGCCGAAAGTCCCGTTGGCCTCCGCGTACTCCTCGCTGCCGATCCGGAAGAAGCCGAGGTCGAGCAGACGCACCGCGCACGCGAGGATCCGCTCCTGGTCGAGCTCCGTCCGGGCCAGGCCGACCGCGACCTGGCGGCGCAGGCCGGGCAGCACGGCCGCGAACTCGAGCATCCGGTCGAACTTCTCGGCGTCGCGACGGGCCCGCCAGGCGTCGTGGTAGCGGTACTGGCGCCGTCCGGCCGCGTCCGTGCCGGTCGCCTGGATGTGGCCGCGGGGGTCCGGGCTGATCCACACGTCCTGCCAGGCGGGCGGGATGGCCAGCGCGCGGATCCGGTCCAGCGTCGCGGGGTCGCGGACCGGGGCGCCGGTGCGGTCGAGGTAGCGGAACCCGCGCCCGGCCCGCACGCGGCGCAGACCGGGCGTCCCGCAGTCAACCCGCCGCAGCCGCATGCTCCTCCGTCCCACCGTCGGTAGTCACGACCTTCCCGGTGGGCCGACGGCGGAAACGAAGGGCTAGTTCCCGCTTCCCCCCGTCATGGGGAGGCGGGAACCCAGCCGACAACATCGACGGCCACATCAACCGGCGAACCGTCGGAGTACAGATTGACCATGCCGTTGGACGCCAACTGGACGCTGACGAAGTCAGCCACGTCGTTGGTGCCGTCGTAGTTGATCGCAGATGCCGTCGGCGCGGTCGTCGCGTCGCCCGGGAAGACCCGCAGGTCGCCTCCCCCTGCCGACGGATCGATCGCTGTCACCTGAAGAAGCACCGACCTGGCGTCGGCCGGCACACCGCCGACACCGGAGACTTGGAAACCGATCACCTGGCCGGCAGGCAGCGGGCCGCTGAGCAAGCCGACCCGATCCGGAGCCGGACGGGTATCAAGAATCCGGACCGGATTTTGAGTGACCAAGGCCGTGCTGGAGTAGTAGTAGCCGGAAACGTCGACGACGAGATCCGTGTCACTGCCCGAGGTGAGGAAATCAATCTTCCCGCTCGACGGCAGCTGGGACAGCACGAACACAGCAGTGTCCTGACCGGGAATGTAGTTGATGTTCGAACTGTCCGGGGTCGGCGAGCCGTCCGGATACACCCGCAGGTTTCCGGCTCCCGCGGGACCCACGGCCGTCACGTTCAACGCCACGGCGGTCGCTCCAACCGGCACGCCACCCACCCCGGCGACAGTCACTACGCGAGGGACTCCCGGCGCCAGCTTCGCGGAACTGCCACCGGTACCATCTCGCGTGTCGATGATCCGCACTGGCGTCTGACCCTGGTACCCGGCAGCGTTCGTGCAGTAACCGACCACATCCAGCAGGGCGCCGCTCGCGCTCCCGTCGGAGTAGAGATCGACCTTCCCGTTCGACGGGAGAGACACGATCGCGTAGTTTGCCACCGTTCGGTGTGGCACATAGTTGACCGTGGACGCGAGCGGCGCCGCGGACCCATCCGGGTAGACCCGCAGGTTCCCGGCGCCGGCCGGGCCGACTGCGGTGACGGTCATCTCCACCGCGGTCGCTGACGACGGGACTCCGCCCATCCCGGCAACCTGGATCGGGTAGCTATTACCAGCGGCGAGCGGTGCGGACAACCCGCCCGTCCCGTTCCTCGTGTCCAAGATGCGAACTGGAGGGAGGTTGGCGCATCCAGCCACGGCGAGATAGGTGAACTCCGCCTGCGGCACCGCCGCAGACGACCCACCCGGCGTCGTCACGGTGACATACACCGGACCGGCTCCGCCGATGGCTGGGGACACCGCATCGATCTCGCTGCCGGACACCACGGCGAACGACTTGGCGGGGGTATCGGCGAACACCACCGAGGTGGCCCCCGTGAACCCGCTCCCGGTGATCTTCACGGGCGTACCACCTGTGGTCGGCCCGCTGGTTGGGCTTAGCCCGGTGACGCTCGGCGTCGGCCCGGTGAACGCTGCGGCCGTGTTGGTCAGGGCGAAACTGGCCGGCGACGCGCCGGAAGTACTGGCGGCGACGGTGTAACTACCGGCCGCCACCCCAGCCGTTACCGGTACCGACACCGTGCCATCGCTGCCGCTGGCCGCGCTCGAGCCGCTCGGGAAGGTCGCCGTCGCGCCGCTGGCGGCTGGGGTCGGTACAAGACTCACCGTCGCCCCGGGGATCGGGTTCTGGCCGGCATCGCGAACGATCGCGACGAGCGGGTTGGCGAAGCTCGCGCCCACGGTCGCGCTCTGCCCGCCACCGGACACCGCGGTCACCGTCGCGGGGGCGTTCACCGAAACCGTGACGTCCCCCATTGCCCATCGCTCATCGGAGCAGTTCTGGCTCAAACCATCAGCGAAGGTCAGGTTCGCGCTTGGGGAGCTGTCCGGCACGGTTTCAGTGACCCGGTAGGAGGAATCCATCCCCGCGTACGCGGAGTCGTTCGCGCCAAGCGTGTCGAACGCATCGGCCATCGCACCGGGCTGGAAATTCGACCCGTTGTGCGAGTGCGGATACGACTGCGTGGTTCCATTGTTGAAGCCGTAGTTTTGCGGTGCGGCGTCGTAGTTGTCGAAGGTGGCGCTCGGCATGAC
This window contains:
- a CDS encoding choice-of-anchor Q domain-containing protein, which gives rise to MIAAASTVVGITGILPAAAIMVVTVTTYTVTTTADPTPVANACVSVQPCSLREAVIAANANSPAKVVVPAGSYTLAIAPTGSDDATTGDLNITGGSVTISGVGATSSGTVIDGGGLDRVLTVAATANAVVSGVVIRHGSVSPTSKGGGVANYGSLALTSDVITANGAGSGGGIYNDSALTVMSSTVSGNTASGDGGGLDNAGASGSATITDSTITLNTAAIDGGGIANENQTTVMVSEISGNSAAYGGGLSEGYTGETGTSISLDLEESTISGNSAGTAGGGLDFMYQGGTLKHVTIATNLAPSGAGGGIGGASAPGLADTIVADNLGGNCHAAASDSGYNLDYNPSGSNTCSFSTTLHSIVESNPFPGGAHGGLADNGGPTATIDLTAASPAHDVVPSCSGSDQRGVALPGSCDMGAYQYNGLNLAAASVYAPAAVAFSGAVATFTDSDGNSGDTYTASIAWGDGSSSAGTVSGGRVTGSHSYAQPGGYTVTTTITDSDGSSITAVSHTSDYAPVYASNFNSGVDSHWTTTQPATFSSPATVAPGNGQTLLGPFNDNGGCPDGTAEPVLKLSNLPAHTSLRVSFAFDPLATWDGNSSAYGPDTFSVIDGSTTVMPSATFDNYDAAPQNYGFNNGTTQSYPHSHNGSNFQPGAMADAFDTLGANDSAYAGMDSSYRVTETVPDSSPSANLTFADGLSQNCSDERWAMGDVTVSVNAPATVTAVSGGGQSATVGASFANPLVAIVRDAGQNPIPGATVSLVPTPAASGATATFPSGSSAASGSDGTVSVPVTAGVAAGSYTVAASTSGASPASFALTNTAAAFTGPTPSVTGLSPTSGPTTGGTPVKITGSGFTGATSVVFADTPAKSFAVVSGSEIDAVSPAIGGAGPVYVTVTTPGGSSAAVPQAEFTYLAVAGCANLPPVRILDTRNGTGGLSAPLAAGNSYPIQVAGMGGVPSSATAVEMTVTAVGPAGAGNLRVYPDGSAAPLASTVNYVPHRTVANYAIVSLPSNGKVDLYSDGSASGALLDVVGYCTNAAGYQGQTPVRIIDTRDGTGGSSAKLAPGVPRVVTVAGVGGVPVGATAVALNVTAVGPAGAGNLRVYPDGSPTPDSSNINYIPGQDTAVFVLSQLPSSGKIDFLTSGSDTDLVVDVSGYYYSSTALVTQNPVRILDTRPAPDRVGLLSGPLPAGQVIGFQVSGVGGVPADARSVLLQVTAIDPSAGGGDLRVFPGDATTAPTASAINYDGTNDVADFVSVQLASNGMVNLYSDGSPVDVAVDVVGWVPASP
- a CDS encoding formate/nitrite transporter family protein, with translation MVDTETEQPAPADQTPEAGFDRTLEEGKRRLGRGVSALFATGFVGGVDVATGVLAFLIVLAATRSDVLAGLAFPIGFIALTLAGSELFTENFLVPVIAVVARQAPWWRLFWLWAGTLVFNLIGGWIVTGLIIAGFPNLAATAVHSGAAYVGFGLGWRAFSLALLGGLVITLMTWMQHTSEAMTAKIVAAFAAAFLLGAGKLNHAIVASLMMFAALHTGHAPFGYLSWLEAAGWAALGNLVGGVGLVTLLRLLQGPHQVLSQRASPGEHVTDPG
- a CDS encoding CsbD family protein, yielding MIPRISPSNIRGISDKVVGLGKEIFGSALGNDRLKRSGQLQQDAGTERLKALEEQTKAEARGGQAKTAETRERAAQREKANA
- a CDS encoding CsbD family protein encodes the protein MGVFEQAKGKVKETVGDVTDNDALQAEGRAQDEKGAAETQETKHRAAAQVHEKKAEALDRQAEAVND
- a CDS encoding DNA topoisomerase IB codes for the protein MRLRRVDCGTPGLRRVRAGRGFRYLDRTGAPVRDPATLDRIRALAIPPAWQDVWISPDPRGHIQATGTDAAGRRQYRYHDAWRARRDAEKFDRMLEFAAVLPGLRRQVAVGLARTELDQERILACAVRLLDLGFFRIGSEEYAEANGTFGLATLEQSHVQVRGQDLVFDYPAKGGRQRVQALVDPVVAEIVRTLQRRRSGGPALLAYRSGRRWVNLRSTDINDYLKAHAGPGFTAKDFRTWNATLLAAAAFAASARAPTSPSGRQRAVARAYREVAHYLGNTPAVCRSSYVDPRIVDCYLAGETVQATLERWPAGPETVDGGPLALLETAVVRLLRRAPAIAA
- a CDS encoding DUF1360 domain-containing protein, encoding MRVMQRIQAEGAEYSDGAERQLGSRAVTIGVYAATLAGLAAAVRGRRAEIAEQIDWRDLGLVALASFRLSRTIAKDSVASPVRAPFTRFEGVSGPAELKESPRGHGWRHTIGELITCPFCLDQWVSTGFVGGLVLAPRVTRVLAAVFAVRGLADAGQLGYAWLEHRAE
- a CDS encoding Rieske (2Fe-2S) protein; translated protein: MQPFDSVSRLEDLRAIDPVVRSVRSVVHRALKNQRVADLLHGTWLGHPLHPALVQVPIGAWLAASVLDVAVPGSGPASATLVGVGLAGAAPAAWAGWADWADLPDRPARVGLVHAGTNGLAVGLYAGSLAARLSGRRGRGKLLALAGLGTALGGGVLGGHLAFRQAAGANHAEYVARLMPTGWTRVARLDELADGKPVERMVGPVPIMLLRRHGSVHALANTCSHLAGPLHEGELSDDPEPCVSCPWHGSTFRLRDGAVLRGPATAPQPVLETRVQGGEVEVRLEIRG